From one Bacteroides intestinalis DSM 17393 genomic stretch:
- a CDS encoding glycoside hydrolase family 32 protein, whose translation MKTMIYSLTLAALMITSFSSCSDDNDPVLTQKDWDGTTTYFASADAMKFDTYYKPSVGYVGDPMPFYDPQAKDFKIMYLQEYRPNQAGTYHPIWAVSTQDAASYTSMGELISCGGLAEQDAAIGTGSTIYNPSDKLYYTFYTGNKYQPTSSENGQVVMYATSPDFKTWTKNRTFYLKGDTDGYSKNDFRDPFVFEGEDGKYHMLISTTKSGKGVLAEYTSTDMKSWEHAGVFMTMMWDRFYECPDVFKMGDWWYLVYSEMHAAIRKVQYFKGRTLEELKATTANDTGIWPDSHEGFLDSRGFYAGKTASDGTNRYIWGWCPTRSGNDNTAVGASPNEPEWAGSLVAHKVIQHADGTLTLGLVEGISQKYATASAVKVMEKSNGVSESNGNYTLTDNDYILFNRLNVNNKISFTVKTAGDADRFGISLVRGTDSKKYYTIVVNPEDNNNKRKINFEEEGEDGKGFIDGIDGYLFDRPADNTYNVTICTDNSVCVVYINDNVAYTNRIYGIQKNLWSINSYSGSVEVSNVKVSHY comes from the coding sequence ATGAAAACAATGATATATTCACTCACACTGGCTGCTCTGATGATCACTTCTTTCAGCAGCTGTAGCGATGACAATGATCCGGTTTTAACTCAGAAGGACTGGGACGGAACCACCACTTATTTTGCTTCGGCAGATGCCATGAAGTTTGATACTTACTACAAGCCATCTGTTGGTTATGTAGGCGATCCGATGCCTTTCTATGATCCGCAGGCTAAAGATTTCAAGATTATGTATCTACAGGAATACCGTCCGAACCAGGCAGGCACTTACCACCCGATATGGGCGGTAAGTACCCAAGATGCCGCCTCATATACCTCTATGGGTGAACTGATTTCCTGCGGCGGACTGGCGGAACAGGATGCTGCTATCGGAACGGGTAGTACTATTTATAATCCTTCGGATAAATTGTACTATACTTTCTACACAGGTAACAAATATCAACCTACTTCTTCCGAGAACGGTCAGGTAGTGATGTATGCTACTTCACCTGACTTCAAGACCTGGACCAAGAATCGCACTTTCTATCTGAAAGGTGACACTGACGGATACAGCAAGAATGATTTCCGCGATCCCTTCGTTTTTGAAGGTGAAGATGGAAAATACCACATGCTTATTTCCACTACCAAAAGTGGTAAAGGTGTGCTGGCCGAATATACTTCTACGGATATGAAAAGCTGGGAACATGCAGGTGTGTTCATGACCATGATGTGGGATCGCTTTTACGAATGTCCCGATGTCTTCAAGATGGGAGACTGGTGGTATCTGGTCTACTCGGAGATGCATGCAGCCATACGCAAAGTTCAATATTTCAAGGGGCGTACATTGGAAGAGCTGAAAGCAACTACCGCCAATGATACCGGCATCTGGCCCGACAGCCACGAAGGTTTCCTTGACTCCCGCGGTTTCTATGCAGGCAAGACGGCTTCGGACGGAACTAACCGCTACATTTGGGGATGGTGCCCTACTCGCTCGGGTAATGACAATACTGCCGTAGGAGCTTCTCCGAACGAACCGGAATGGGCAGGAAGCCTGGTTGCTCACAAAGTCATCCAGCATGCGGATGGTACTTTGACTTTAGGCTTAGTAGAAGGTATCAGCCAGAAATATGCCACTGCCTCTGCCGTAAAAGTGATGGAAAAAAGTAACGGAGTATCAGAAAGCAACGGTAACTATACTCTGACGGATAACGATTATATCCTATTCAATCGCTTAAATGTAAATAACAAGATTTCATTCACCGTAAAGACGGCAGGTGATGCAGATAGATTCGGTATCTCTCTGGTACGCGGCACGGACTCCAAGAAGTACTATACCATCGTCGTAAACCCGGAAGACAACAACAATAAGCGGAAGATAAACTTCGAAGAAGAAGGTGAAGATGGTAAAGGATTCATTGACGGAATAGACGGTTATCTGTTCGACAGACCTGCTGATAATACTTATAATGTAACGATCTGTACGGATAACTCTGTCTGCGTGGTTTATATCAATGACAATGTGGCTTATACGAATCGCATTTACGGGATACAGAAGAATCTGTGGTCTATCAACAGCTATTCGGGAAGTGTGGAAGTCAGCAACGTGAAGGTCAGCCACTACTAA